Below is a genomic region from Actinoallomurus bryophytorum.
CGGTCGCCGCCGAGGGCGGGCCGAGGCGGTCCGGCAGCAGGCCCGCGCCGAGGTCACGCCGGCCGATCAGCACGAACGCGGTGGCGAGGCAGGCGGCGACGAACGCGGCCGCGATGGCCAGCACCCACCAGCGCTCTCCGGCGTACGGGCGCAGGTACGCCATCCAGCCCAGCGGGGAGAGCCACGTCAGCCAGGTCGGGCCGTCGTGCCCACCGGCGTCGCCGACGGCGCGCAGCAGATAGGAGCCGCCGAGCACGGTCATCGCCAGACCGTTGGCCGAGCGGGAGGTCGTCGTCAGTTGTGCGGTGACGGCCGCGACGCCGACGAACATGACGCCGATGCCACACCATAGGAGCGCGAAGGCGATCGACCCGCCGGCCGGCAGGCCCAGGGCGATCAGGCCGATGCTCACCAGCACAAGGAGCACGAGGTTGGCCGTGATCGCGTTGATCACGCCCGCGGTGAGCGCGGCGTACCGCCCGACGACGCCGGCGCCCACCAGCTCCAGCCGGCCCGTCTCCTCGTCGGCGCGTGTGTGCCGCACGGTGATGAGAATGCTCATCACGGCGACGAGCGCCGCGGCGATCCCGCCGACCTTCCACAGGCTCACCGAGCCGACGGAGTACGGATTTTGCACCGGCCCGTACAGCGCCAGCAGGGAGGGGTTCTTGTTGACGGTGGCGCCGAACTCCAGCCGCTTGGCCAGCGTGCTGTACGTCGCGCGGGAGCCGTAGGCCGTACCCACGGCCGTCGCCGTAAGGAGGTAGATCCAGCACGGCATCATGATCCGGTCCCGGCGGAACCCGAGCTTGGTGAGCAGTCCGGTGCCCTCCAGCCCGCTCATGAGCCTTCCTCTGCCGGGGCCGCGGTGGTACCCGCCGCGTCGGTCTCGTAGTGCCGCAGGAACAGCTGCTCGAGCGTCGGCGGCCGGCTGGTCAGGCTGCGTACGCCCGACTGGGTCAGGTGCACCAGCACCTCATCGAGATTGGCGTTGTCGACCTCGAAGCTCGCCCGGCCGCCGTCGACCTTGGCGTCGTGCACCCCGGGCAGCGCGGCAAGCCCGTTCGGCGGGTTCGCCAGCTCGACCGAGATCGAGGTACGGGTCAGGTGGCGCAGGTCGGCGAGTGAGCCGGTCTCCACCGTGCGGCCCTTGCGGATGATGCTGACGCGATCGCACAGCGCCTCGACCTCGGAAAGGATGTGGCTGGACAGCAGGACGGTACGCCCGCTGTCGCGCTCGTCCTCGACACAACTCTGGAAGACCTCCTCCATGAGGGGGTCCAGGCCGGACGTCGGCTCGTCCAGGATGAGCAGCTCCGCGTCGGAGGACAGGGCCGCGATCAGCGCGACCTTCTGGCGGTTGCCCTTGGAGTACGCCCGGCCCTTCTTTCTCGGGTCGAGCTCGAACCGCTCCAGCAGCTCGTCCTTGCGCTTGGCGTCCTGCCCTCCGCGCAGCCGGCCGAGCAGGTCGATGACCTCGCCACCGGAGAGATTCGGCCACAGGGTGACGTCGCCGGGCACGTACGCGATGCGCCGGTGCAGGGTGGCGACGTCCCGCCACGGGTCGCCGTCGAGCAGCCGTACGTCACCCGAGTCCGCCCGCAGGAGACCGAGCAGGATGCGGATGGTGGTCGACTTGCCCGCGCCGTTGGGCCCCAGGAAGCCGTGCACCTCTCCGGCCCGGACGGTGAGGTCCAGACCGTCCAGCGCGCGGGTCCGGCCGAAGGTCTTGACCAAGCCGGACACGGATATGGCGTCTGTCATGCCACCGAAGTTACACTGCTTTCAGAACTTCGTGAAGTTAGTAAATCATATAAAGTGAGCGTCCGACCTAAGGAGTTGAGTGTGGCGGAGCGGGACCCCGAGGCCGTACGCCTGTTCGTTGAGCGCTTCGCGTCCGCGCTGGTCGACGCCGGTTTGCAACGGATGGACGCGCGCGTCTTCGCCGCGCTCCACGGCACCGACTCCGGCCGCCTCACCGCCGCCGAACTCGCCGAGAGGCTGCAGGTCAGCCCCGCCGCGGTCTCGGGTGCGGTCCGCTACCTCATCCAGTTCAACCTGATCCGGCGCGAGCGGGAGCCCGGCTCCCGGCGCGACCACTACGTGGTCGACACCGACGCCTGGTACGAGGCGATCGTCAACCGCGACGTGGTGATCCTCAAGTGGCAGGCCAGCGCCAAAGAGGGCATCGAGGCGCTCGGGCCCGACACTCCGGCAGGGAAGCGCATGGCCGAGTCCCTGGCCTTCTTCGAGTTCATCTACGAGGAGCTACAGGAGCTCATCGCGAAGTGGCAGAAGATCAAGGCCGAGCGGCTGACCGCCGAGCGGGAATGAAAGCCGAACGCCGCCGAACCTGACCCGATCGGCGGCGCGTCCTCACTGAACCCCTCATCCGCCGGCGCTCGCGATGGCGGCGCGCTTGGTCCGCAGCGCCTTCCTGAGCGCGTCGGCCACCGGCCCGGTGTAGACGGCGAGCTCGTCGAGCCGCTGCCCGTACTCACGGCGGTCCCCCCGCGACACGACGGTCCTGACCTCACCGCGGGCGGCCAGCGCCAGCACCGAGGCGGTACGCGCGTCGGCACGTGCCGCCGGCTGCCGCAGCGTGGCGTGGACGCTGTCGGCGTACGCCTTGACGGCGCGCCGGTCCCG
It encodes:
- a CDS encoding ABC transporter permease, which codes for MSGLEGTGLLTKLGFRRDRIMMPCWIYLLTATAVGTAYGSRATYSTLAKRLEFGATVNKNPSLLALYGPVQNPYSVGSVSLWKVGGIAAALVAVMSILITVRHTRADEETGRLELVGAGVVGRYAALTAGVINAITANLVLLVLVSIGLIALGLPAGGSIAFALLWCGIGVMFVGVAAVTAQLTTTSRSANGLAMTVLGGSYLLRAVGDAGGHDGPTWLTWLSPLGWMAYLRPYAGERWWVLAIAAAFVAACLATAFVLIGRRDLGAGLLPDRLGPPSAATGLRSPLALAWRLQRGALLGWIAGFAIYGAAIGGVVDSTQNMLGGKGGRDLLSKLGGHGGIVDAFLTTVMGIIALLASAYAVQAVLRLRSEETRGLAEPLLSTKVGRIGWAASHIAFAVVGPAILMAVGGVVIGLMHGLRAHDLGGEFPRVFWSALVQLPAVWVLTGITVLLFGFVPRIAVAAWGVLGAFLLLGELGPLLELKQWMMDLSPFTHVPKLPGAAMRPMPVVWLAVIAAALIAAGLAGFRRRDVG
- a CDS encoding ABC transporter ATP-binding protein, producing the protein MTDAISVSGLVKTFGRTRALDGLDLTVRAGEVHGFLGPNGAGKSTTIRILLGLLRADSGDVRLLDGDPWRDVATLHRRIAYVPGDVTLWPNLSGGEVIDLLGRLRGGQDAKRKDELLERFELDPRKKGRAYSKGNRQKVALIAALSSDAELLILDEPTSGLDPLMEEVFQSCVEDERDSGRTVLLSSHILSEVEALCDRVSIIRKGRTVETGSLADLRHLTRTSISVELANPPNGLAALPGVHDAKVDGGRASFEVDNANLDEVLVHLTQSGVRSLTSRPPTLEQLFLRHYETDAAGTTAAPAEEGS
- a CDS encoding GbsR/MarR family transcriptional regulator, with amino-acid sequence MAERDPEAVRLFVERFASALVDAGLQRMDARVFAALHGTDSGRLTAAELAERLQVSPAAVSGAVRYLIQFNLIRREREPGSRRDHYVVDTDAWYEAIVNRDVVILKWQASAKEGIEALGPDTPAGKRMAESLAFFEFIYEELQELIAKWQKIKAERLTAERE